The genomic DNA CCGTCTCCACTCATACATTCGTTTTTCCCCGGCACGGTTCTTCACCCCCCGTCTCCGCCATCGTCTGCCTCACCATCTCCGTCATCACCTTTGGCTGTTTCACCATCACCTTCTCAATCTCCAGCGTCCTCACGCACTCCGTCGACGACGTCTCTGTCTACTACGTCTTCTCCGCCGGTAACGCCATCTAAGGTACGTACTCCGATCTCTGACTCTTCTTCCTCGACTTCTTCTACGTCTTCCGCTGAGCCCACTGCTCCAACTCAAAATGGATCGCAGCCCACGATCCAGCCCTCTACCTCCGCTCAAAATTTAATCCATAATACCCAAACACATGACCAAGCCCATCATGATTTCCCGTCCCACTTATCCTCTTCCACTCCAAACAAAACTCCAAGCCCATCAACAACCTTATCCGTCTCTCCTGACTCATCGTCTCCGTTGTCTGCTTCTCCGACTCCGGCACACTCATCTGACACCGCCACTGACTCTTCTTTGTCCTCGCAAGCTTCTACAATCTCTGCTCCGGTGGCTCCGACCCCTTCACCGGAACCgataaataatcattccatGGCGACTCGTTCCAAGCGTGGGATATCTAAGCCTAATCCCAAATATAATTTTCTCGCACAGGCTCGCAATGCTGATGATTCTGAACCACGAACAGCTCGCCAGGCTCTGCGCCATGAGAAGTGGAGGCGTGCGTCCACAAATGAGATCAATGCTCAGCTCCGCAATCATACATGGGACTTGGTCCCTCCACCACCTCCTTCCGTCACAATCGTTGGTTGTCGCTGGATCTTTACAACAAAATATAACAGTGATGGTTCTGTGAGTCGATACAAGGCCAGACTTGTGGCTAAAGGGTACACTCAGAAGCAAGGACTAGATTATGAGGAAACTTTCAGTCCTGTCATCAAAACTACAACGATTCGGGTTGTTCTTGGCGTCGCTGTGGGTTGTGGTTGGCCGATTCGTCAGCTTGATGTCAACAATGCGTTTCTTCAGGGCACCCTAAAAGAAGAGGTATACATGTCTCAACCCCCTGGTTTCATTGATAATGACCGTCCTCACTATGTCTGCAAACTGCGCAAAGCGATTTACGGCCTGAAACAGGCTCCTAGAGCATGGTACACTGAACTCCGGAACTATCTCCTTAGTGTTGGTTTTGTTAATTCTGTAGCGGATACGTCTCTCTTTATTTTGAGACATGGTCATCAGATTGTCTACATGTTGGTGTATGTAGATGATATTATTGTTACAGGAAATAGCAATGACTTGCTTCATCAGACTCTCTCTGCCTTAGCCACTCGATTCTCTGTCAAAGACCATGAAGATTTATCCTATTTTCTAGGCATTGAAGCAAGACGTTCTTATGCTGGGTTGCATTTGAATCAGCGTAAGTATATCCTCGACTTACTCGATCGCACCAACATGCTCTCTGCAAAACCGGTTGCTACGCCAATGACATCAACACCAAAACTCTCTCTTCATGTTGGTACTCGCTTATCTGATCCAACCGAGTACAGGAGTGTAGTTGGGAGCCTCCAATATCTTTCTTTCACCCGTCCGGACATATCCTTTGCTGTAAATCGACTATCCCTCTATATGCATGCTCCCACGACTACTCATTGGCAGGCGGTAAAGAGACTACTATGGTACTTGTGCGGGACGTCAACGCATGGTATCTTTCTCCAGTGTCGAAATCGTCTCTCTCTTCATGCATATTCCGATGCTGACTGGGCCGGTGATACCGATGATTATGTATCCACCAATGCATATGTTGTCTACCTCGGTCATAATCCCATTTCATGGTCCTCAAAGAAGCAAAGAGGGGTTGCAAGATCCTCCACCGAAGCAGAATATCGGTCGGTTGCGAACACATCTGCAGAACTTCGTTGGATTTGCTCCCTTCTCCAAGAGCTTGGTCTGGTTCTGCCAACGGCACCCACTATTTATTGTGACAACGTTGGAGCCACGTACTTATGTGCTAATCCCGTTTTCCACACAAGGATGAAGCATCTAGCTTTAGATTATCACTTTATTCGAAATCAAGTTCAAGCGGGTGTCTTGCGGGTTGTTCACGTTTCAACAAAGGATCAATTAGCTGACGCATTGACTAAACCGCTTACTCGCCCGGTGTTCACTACGCTAACCAACAAGATTGGAGTTACACAAagcccctccatcttgagggagGATATTAAGGATCAATCATATCATTGATTGTATCAATCGTATATTCTCATGATTTCTCTCAATCAACTATATATGTAAAGTAGATTAGGTAATTACTCTTAGTGCAAAGCCCTAGTAGTACATCTCCTTGTATATATAGTTCTTCCTCTTATTGTAATAAGATTATCCTTTgcacatatatttatatagagaaCACGAATGCAAGCTTCCCCTCGTAGCATGTCAGCTTTGGAAAAGATAAATGGTATTCAAGTAACTCTGGTGCTTTGATAAGATCAAATTTTTCCGTTCTAACATCAAAACTCATGAATGCTTCACTGTACCATCTTCGTTGAGCAAAGCCCgataatacaaaacaccatGGATACATATATCAGGAGACTCATGAAAATCAAGAAAGTGAAGAGGAAAATCTTCAATCATCCTCCATGATTTATCCTTCCCCAATGTCAGAAGCCGAAGCTCTTGAGCTAAACCAAATCGCCAACCAACAGGGTCTCCTTTAGTCATACACAACACTTTGTAATCACCACCGATGGGATCATAACCCAAGAAATGATATATATCTATCCTCATAGACTCAATCTTAGGCAAAGTAATGGACCATCTAGTGCTAGGATTGTATACCATGAGTTTCCACGGAGGTCCGTAACAAATCAAGCCGTTAACAGAAGGTGCAAAAGTTGTGTACGGTCGGAAATGGCATTTCATATGGTAAACAGCTAGAGAAGATGATATTGATTCACCTCGATCTTGGGACTGAAGcgatgagaagaaaaaatgcTTCCCGGAACACTTTCCTTCAAATGTAAAGATGAGACTTTGCGGGCTATCCGAGGATTTTATCAAATACGTTTTCACGAAATCTTGGTTGCGAATGAAGGATGCACATTCTTTCGATACGCAAACAAACCTTGCTAGGCTTTTAACAGGCAATCCTTTGAATATCTCTGGAATGACATCAGCTGGAATTGATATCGTATGTGAGCTGTCTCTGATTGTTCTCAGATCATcggagttcttcttctttttagctCCATGTGCCTCCATGACAGAACGTACGGTGTCGATTGCTCTCAGTGGCAAAAGCTTATTTTCTGGTGGGCATAGAAGATATGAAAAATGAAATAGCCCTGGTTTTggtcttcttttttaaaattgacattCAAATctgttttaataattaattaattccaTGACACTATAAAATGCAAATGAGATTACTTttacataatctttttttggaaTGTGAACCTtattattcaacaaaaataaatatttacatggtaagaaatataaatttgtatggaaaaagaaatctaaatatgaaataaaatcaaaagaatcaaaacaataGTTAATGGGGTACTTGCGTTTGACTACAACACTGTAGAAAAACTTTAGCCTATGATGTGTAGGATAGACATCGTAGGAAAACTTCAAGGCACCACATCCTCATCAATCTGAGTTTTAAGTGAGAAAATTGAGTGATGCCCTTTTCGGTGACACCTAGCTAGGCTATCATTCTTCTTCTGCCATATATGACAGATTTAGGgatgtttttgattctttttccaccaaattaaaattatagatTAAGATGGATAAGAACATTACCCATGTGACTGAGCATGTATTGCACCATCCATGTCCAAACCAATCCGGAGTTGGAGTTACGCCAAGGACTTGGTGGCTGAGGGCAGAAAAGCAATATCCATGTGACAGAGTGATGTAAAATTACTTTGTGTCACTTATAActaacacaaaaatacaaaataatagaGAACACAAAATGGTGGTTcatg from Camelina sativa cultivar DH55 chromosome 7, Cs, whole genome shotgun sequence includes the following:
- the LOC104704961 gene encoding F-box protein At2g21930-like translates to MEAHGAKKKKNSDDLRTIRDSSHTISIPADVIPEIFKGLPVKSLARFVCVSKECASFIRNQDFVKTYLIKSSDSPQSLIFTFEGKCSGKHFFFSSLQSQDRGESISSSLAVYHMKCHFRPYTTFAPSVNGLICYGPPWKLMVYNPSTRWSITLPKIESMRIDIYHFLGYDPIGGDYKVLCMTKGDPVGWRFGLAQELRLLTLGKDKSWRMIEDFPLHFLDFHESPDICIHGVLYYRALLNEDGTVKHS